A DNA window from Niabella yanshanensis contains the following coding sequences:
- a CDS encoding potassium-transporting ATPase subunit F: protein MIAIAVFIYICYVLIKPEKF, encoded by the coding sequence ATGATCGCCATTGCAGTGTTTATATACATCTGTTATGTGCTGATCAAACCCGAGAAATTTTAA
- a CDS encoding K(+)-transporting ATPase subunit C codes for MKENIMPAIRLTLVCLVFFCGIYTLLVLGLAQLTPGKGGGETINENGKRYYANVGQKFTDDRYFWSRPSAVDYNAAGAAGSNKGPSNPDYLKTVQERIDTFLVHNRGIRKADIPSDLVTASGSGLDPHISVQAAQIQVKRVAAARRMDERRLQQLVTQYTEKPLLGLLGVGKINVLQLNIALDQLK; via the coding sequence ATGAAAGAAAATATAATGCCTGCTATCAGGCTTACGTTGGTGTGTCTTGTTTTTTTCTGCGGTATTTATACATTGCTGGTTTTAGGACTTGCGCAGCTTACGCCCGGTAAAGGTGGCGGAGAAACAATTAATGAGAATGGTAAAAGATATTATGCCAACGTTGGACAAAAATTTACAGATGACCGGTACTTCTGGTCAAGACCTTCTGCTGTTGATTACAACGCCGCAGGTGCAGCTGGAAGCAATAAGGGTCCCTCCAATCCTGACTATTTAAAAACGGTTCAGGAACGTATCGATACTTTCCTGGTGCACAATCGGGGTATCCGGAAAGCAGATATACCCTCGGACCTGGTTACAGCCAGCGGAAGCGGTCTTGATCCGCATATTTCCGTTCAGGCGGCCCAAATACAGGTGAAGCGGGTAGCGGCCGCTCGCCGAATGGATGAACGCAGGTTGCAGCAGCTGGTGACCCAATACACGGAGAAGCCATTGCTGGGTTTGTTAGGAGTAGGGAAGATAAATGTATTGCAATTAAATATTGCATTAGATCAATTAAAATAA
- the kdpB gene encoding potassium-transporting ATPase subunit KdpB, producing the protein MKSNNKLFQASLVKEALKKSFIKLSPAKMFRNPVMFTVWVGTLVMTGVCIWIATGEQSQGSLTYNIVVTAVLFVTLLFANFAEAIAEARGKAQADSLRKTREETPARLIQPVGEMYVNEVKIVSSSQLKKGDVFLCEAGDIIPSDGEIIEGLATIDESAITGESAPVIREAGGDKSSVTGGTKVLADKIKVKVTTEAGESFLDKMIALVEGASRQKTPNEIALTILLAGFTLVFVIVTVTLKPFGDYAQTPITIAAFISLFVCLIPTTIGGLLSAIGIAGMDRALRANVITKSGKAVETAGDIDVLLLDKTGTITIGNRKATHFHPVDGVTKEQFIKAVVLSSVADETPEGKSIIELAGVDVKAYQVPDARYIQFTAETRSSGINYEGNQIRKGAADAIRKLVEKAGYSFPGDAIKNVQMISGNGGTPLVVAENNRVVGVVELQDIIKPGIQERFERLRKMGIKTVMVTGDNPLTAKYIAEKAGVDDFIAEAKPEDKMNYIRKEQSEGRLVAMMGDGTNDAPALAQADVGVAMNSGTQAAKEAGNMVDLDNDPTKLIEVVEIGKQLLMTRGTLTTFSIANDVAKYFAIVPALFIASIPALQGLNIMNLHSPETAILSAVIFNAIIIPLLIPLALRGVAYKPIGASALLRRNLLVYGLGGIVVPFIGIKLIDMIVSIFI; encoded by the coding sequence ATGAAATCCAATAATAAATTGTTTCAGGCCAGCCTGGTGAAAGAAGCCCTGAAAAAATCCTTTATCAAATTAAGCCCGGCAAAAATGTTTCGCAATCCTGTGATGTTTACCGTATGGGTAGGTACTCTGGTAATGACCGGGGTTTGTATATGGATCGCAACGGGAGAGCAAAGCCAGGGCAGCCTGACCTATAATATAGTGGTTACGGCGGTACTCTTTGTTACACTTCTGTTTGCCAACTTCGCAGAAGCTATAGCAGAAGCAAGAGGTAAGGCACAGGCTGATAGTTTGCGTAAGACCCGGGAAGAAACACCTGCACGGTTAATACAGCCGGTGGGAGAGATGTATGTGAATGAAGTGAAAATAGTTTCGTCTTCCCAACTCAAAAAGGGCGATGTCTTTCTTTGCGAAGCAGGAGATATTATTCCCTCAGATGGAGAGATCATTGAAGGATTGGCTACTATTGATGAAAGCGCCATTACAGGTGAAAGCGCGCCCGTGATCAGGGAAGCAGGTGGCGACAAAAGCAGTGTTACAGGTGGCACCAAAGTATTAGCGGATAAGATCAAAGTAAAAGTAACTACAGAGGCAGGAGAAAGCTTCCTGGACAAAATGATAGCCCTGGTGGAGGGTGCCAGCAGGCAGAAGACACCTAATGAGATTGCTTTAACTATCCTGCTGGCTGGCTTTACCCTGGTGTTTGTCATCGTAACTGTTACTTTAAAACCATTTGGCGATTACGCACAAACACCTATCACGATAGCGGCTTTTATTTCCCTCTTTGTATGTTTGATTCCTACTACCATTGGTGGTTTATTGTCTGCAATTGGTATTGCCGGTATGGACAGGGCCTTAAGAGCTAACGTGATCACCAAAAGTGGTAAAGCAGTAGAAACAGCAGGTGATATCGATGTATTGCTGCTGGATAAAACAGGAACCATCACCATCGGTAACCGGAAGGCTACACATTTTCACCCGGTTGATGGTGTAACAAAGGAGCAGTTTATAAAAGCAGTTGTATTGAGTTCTGTGGCTGATGAAACGCCTGAGGGTAAGTCGATTATTGAACTGGCGGGTGTTGATGTGAAAGCATACCAGGTGCCTGATGCACGGTATATACAGTTCACTGCAGAAACGAGGAGCTCAGGAATTAATTATGAAGGAAACCAGATCCGTAAAGGCGCTGCAGATGCGATCCGTAAACTGGTAGAGAAAGCTGGCTATTCATTTCCCGGCGATGCAATAAAAAATGTACAGATGATATCCGGTAACGGTGGAACTCCGTTGGTGGTTGCTGAGAATAACCGTGTAGTGGGGGTAGTAGAATTGCAGGATATCATTAAGCCCGGTATACAGGAACGTTTTGAACGTTTACGCAAAATGGGTATTAAAACCGTAATGGTAACCGGTGATAACCCTTTAACGGCAAAGTATATTGCTGAAAAGGCAGGCGTTGATGATTTCATAGCAGAAGCGAAGCCGGAAGATAAAATGAATTATATCCGGAAGGAGCAGTCAGAGGGCCGGTTGGTAGCCATGATGGGTGACGGCACCAATGATGCGCCGGCATTGGCACAGGCAGACGTAGGTGTAGCGATGAACAGCGGTACCCAGGCGGCGAAGGAAGCCGGTAATATGGTGGACCTGGATAATGATCCCACTAAACTGATCGAGGTAGTTGAAATAGGAAAGCAGCTTTTAATGACAAGAGGTACATTGACCACCTTTAGCATTGCCAATGATGTGGCCAAGTATTTTGCTATTGTCCCCGCCTTGTTTATTGCTTCTATCCCGGCATTGCAGGGGCTGAATATCATGAACCTGCATTCTCCTGAAACCGCGATACTTTCAGCGGTGATCTTTAACGCCATTATTATTCCCCTGTTGATACCATTAGCGTTAAGGGGTGTTGCTTATAAGCCTATCGGAGCGAGTGCCCTGTTGAGAAGAAACCTGCTGGTATACGGCCTGGGCGGCATCGTTGTTCCGTTTATAGGTATTAAACTGATCGATATGATCGTTTCCATCTTTATCTGA
- a CDS encoding sensor histidine kinase, with protein sequence MRIKAKLTIGVGLLFLMILLLALISGRYVYQLKADTANILKANYNTLEYGRNMLLALEDVSMDTTALVAFGRNLRDQQKNVTEPGERETTQRIADHFVQLQKNRGEEDLKSLIRKDISELMRLNMEAIGHKSKLATGTSENAIVVISVVGTLCFIIAFVLLINLPANIANPIKALTASIRQIADQHYDQRLHFDKTNEFGELAQSFNIMAEKLQEYSDSKLDKILKGKKRIETLINNMHDAVIGINEKRKVLFANDEALTLTGLRRENLVGKNIQDVAVQNDLVRLIAQAILQPGRPGANNAPIKIYADQRESYFEKEIVDINITPTGETEPQFIGQVIILKNITSFKELDIAKTNFIATVSHELKTPISSIKMGLQLLGNKQVGALNDEQQSLVDGIGEDAGRLLKITSELLNITQAETGMIQMTMGATMVEEIVQYAVQATKAAADQKQVKIELLSVNGLPPIMADGEKTAWVLTNLLSNAIRYTHTSDSIQLCIEQRDQQMIFSVKDHGPGIAPEFLGKIFERYFRMPGENTEGTGLGLTICRQFIEAQGGALSVSSELGTGSCFAFTLNIAEPQQV encoded by the coding sequence ATGAGAATTAAGGCCAAGTTGACCATCGGTGTGGGGCTGTTATTCCTGATGATACTGTTGTTGGCATTGATCAGTGGCAGGTATGTGTACCAGTTGAAAGCTGATACAGCCAATATATTGAAGGCCAATTACAATACATTGGAGTATGGGCGTAATATGCTGCTGGCGCTTGAGGATGTAAGCATGGATACCACGGCGCTGGTAGCTTTTGGCCGCAACCTGCGGGATCAGCAAAAAAATGTAACCGAGCCGGGTGAAAGAGAAACGACACAGCGCATTGCTGATCATTTTGTGCAGTTGCAAAAGAATCGGGGTGAAGAAGATCTGAAGTCTTTGATACGGAAAGATATTTCGGAGCTGATGCGGTTGAACATGGAAGCCATCGGGCATAAAAGTAAGCTGGCTACTGGCACTTCTGAAAATGCCATTGTGGTTATTTCGGTGGTGGGCACGCTCTGTTTTATTATCGCCTTTGTTTTATTGATCAACCTTCCGGCTAATATCGCCAATCCTATTAAAGCTTTAACTGCCAGCATCCGGCAAATCGCCGACCAGCATTATGACCAGCGCCTGCATTTTGATAAAACCAACGAGTTCGGAGAACTGGCGCAGTCATTTAATATAATGGCAGAAAAGTTACAGGAATACTCAGATAGTAAGCTGGACAAAATACTGAAAGGAAAGAAGAGAATTGAAACGCTCATCAATAATATGCATGATGCGGTTATTGGAATTAATGAAAAAAGAAAGGTTCTATTTGCCAATGATGAAGCGCTTACGCTAACAGGTCTGAGGCGGGAGAACCTGGTCGGGAAAAATATCCAGGATGTTGCGGTTCAGAATGACCTGGTGAGGTTGATTGCCCAGGCTATCCTGCAGCCCGGAAGGCCTGGCGCTAATAATGCACCGATTAAAATATATGCCGATCAAAGGGAAAGTTATTTTGAAAAAGAAATTGTTGATATTAATATTACGCCAACGGGCGAAACAGAACCCCAGTTTATAGGCCAGGTAATTATTTTAAAAAATATTACGTCCTTTAAAGAGCTTGATATTGCCAAAACCAACTTTATCGCAACGGTATCGCACGAGCTGAAAACACCCATCTCTTCTATCAAAATGGGACTTCAGTTATTGGGTAATAAGCAGGTTGGAGCGTTAAATGACGAACAGCAGTCGTTGGTGGATGGCATCGGGGAAGATGCGGGGCGGCTACTTAAAATAACCAGCGAACTGCTTAATATAACACAGGCTGAAACTGGAATGATTCAGATGACGATGGGAGCTACAATGGTAGAAGAAATTGTTCAATATGCAGTACAGGCAACTAAGGCGGCAGCCGATCAAAAACAGGTTAAGATAGAACTGCTATCTGTAAATGGCTTGCCGCCTATTATGGCTGATGGTGAAAAAACTGCATGGGTATTAACTAACTTATTGTCTAATGCTATTCGTTATACGCACACCAGTGATAGCATTCAATTATGCATTGAACAGAGAGATCAGCAAATGATTTTTTCGGTAAAAGATCACGGACCGGGTATTGCTCCTGAATTTCTAGGAAAAATATTTGAACGCTACTTCCGCATGCCAGGTGAAAATACGGAGGGCACGGGCCTGGGACTAACTATATGCAGGCAGTTTATTGAGGCGCAGGGAGGCGCTCTTTCAGTGAGCAGCGAGTTGGGTACAGGAAGTTGTTTTGCATTTACACTCAATATAGCCGAACCACAACAGGTCTGA
- a CDS encoding sensor protein KdpD gives MADTNHTAQRFLDLIRKSRKGKFKVYIGMSAGVGKTYRMLQEAHALLRNGVDVQIGYIETHNRQETHALLQGLPLIPRRKLFYKGKELEELDMQAVINLRPEVVIIDELAHTNIEGSKNSKRWQDVTDILDAGINVISAVNIQHIESLNDEIKEITNIEVKERIPDSVLNRADEVVNIDLTADELITRLKEGKIYEAAKIEAALNNFFRNDHILQLRELALKEVASHVEHKVESEVTKVNALRHERFMACIGTNEKTARLVIRKTARLANYYHSKWFLLYVQTPRESADRIALDKQRHLINNFKLATELGAEIIRVEANNIARAIMGQCEERQITTVCIGKPHFSLFSIIISTGTFQALLNKLSCNNIDLVILS, from the coding sequence ATGGCCGATACGAATCATACCGCTCAGCGTTTTCTCGATCTCATCAGGAAGTCGAGGAAGGGGAAGTTTAAGGTATATATTGGCATGAGTGCCGGTGTAGGTAAAACTTACCGGATGCTGCAGGAAGCGCATGCATTGCTGAGAAACGGGGTAGATGTTCAGATCGGGTATATTGAAACCCATAACAGGCAGGAGACTCATGCTTTGTTGCAGGGACTTCCCCTGATTCCGAGAAGGAAACTCTTCTACAAAGGGAAGGAATTGGAAGAGCTGGATATGCAGGCAGTGATCAACCTTCGTCCGGAGGTAGTGATTATCGATGAGCTGGCGCACACTAATATAGAAGGAAGTAAAAACAGCAAGCGCTGGCAGGATGTAACGGATATACTGGATGCGGGCATTAACGTGATCAGTGCGGTGAATATTCAGCATATAGAAAGCCTTAACGATGAAATAAAGGAGATCACTAATATAGAGGTAAAAGAACGTATACCAGACAGCGTATTAAACCGGGCTGATGAGGTAGTGAATATAGACCTCACTGCCGACGAGCTGATCACCCGGCTTAAAGAAGGAAAGATATATGAAGCTGCAAAGATCGAGGCGGCGTTGAATAACTTTTTCAGGAACGATCATATATTGCAGTTAAGAGAGCTGGCCTTGAAGGAAGTGGCATCACACGTGGAGCATAAGGTGGAGAGCGAAGTAACCAAAGTGAATGCCTTGCGTCATGAACGGTTTATGGCTTGTATAGGCACCAATGAGAAAACAGCCCGGCTGGTCATTCGTAAAACAGCCCGGCTGGCTAATTATTATCACAGTAAATGGTTCCTGTTGTATGTACAAACACCTCGCGAGAGCGCTGACAGGATTGCGTTAGATAAACAGCGGCATCTGATCAATAATTTTAAACTGGCTACTGAGCTGGGGGCCGAAATCATCAGGGTGGAGGCAAACAATATAGCAAGGGCAATTATGGGGCAATGCGAGGAACGGCAGATTACAACGGTTTGCATTGGCAAGCCCCATTTCTCTTTGTTCAGTATTATTATTTCTACAGGTACTTTCCAGGCTTTGTTAAATAAGTTGTCCTGCAACAATATCGATCTTGTAATTTTATCATAA
- a CDS encoding PepSY-associated TM helix domain-containing protein encodes MTLKKTIGKLHLWLGLASGIIVVWLGITGCILAFEREISHATQAYRFINKTGNSYLPPTVLKDSVDKYLNGKETVSIEYLGARDAALAYYYDEEIYYQIFVNPYTGEVQKVKDMSRDFFRVITMGHYELWLGQTGRMIISIATLIFLIMMITGIILWWPKNKAAASQRFRFKWKPTTKWRRKNYDVHNVLGFYMTWVAIFLAITGLVMGFEWFSKSVYFVTSGGKTMPEHVHPLSDSTLAGSVNKQQMVNTVWMNLMKQKKSDNKVGIVFPHDNADALEGYVNHNLDSYFNADFYHYDQYTGKELPTHGVYAGKFETAPLSDKIARMNYDIHVGAVLGLPGKFLAFFASLIATSMPITGFLIWRGRKKNQKKRRPVIQQVS; translated from the coding sequence ATGACGCTTAAGAAAACTATCGGAAAGCTGCACTTGTGGCTGGGTCTCGCTTCAGGTATCATTGTAGTATGGCTAGGCATTACCGGCTGCATCCTGGCTTTTGAAAGAGAGATCAGCCATGCCACCCAGGCCTATAGGTTTATCAATAAAACAGGCAACTCCTATCTCCCTCCTACCGTATTAAAAGACTCTGTAGATAAATACCTGAACGGTAAAGAAACCGTGTCTATCGAGTACCTGGGCGCCCGCGATGCTGCCCTGGCCTACTATTATGATGAAGAAATATACTACCAGATATTTGTAAACCCTTACACCGGTGAGGTGCAGAAGGTAAAAGACATGAGCCGTGATTTCTTCAGGGTAATCACCATGGGGCATTACGAACTTTGGTTGGGGCAAACCGGAAGGATGATCATATCTATCGCTACGCTTATCTTCCTGATCATGATGATCACCGGCATTATACTCTGGTGGCCTAAAAACAAGGCGGCAGCCAGCCAGCGCTTCCGCTTTAAATGGAAACCTACCACTAAATGGCGCCGGAAAAATTACGATGTTCATAATGTGCTGGGCTTCTATATGACCTGGGTTGCTATTTTCCTGGCTATAACCGGCCTTGTGATGGGATTCGAATGGTTCTCTAAATCAGTTTATTTTGTCACCTCCGGCGGCAAAACCATGCCTGAGCATGTACATCCGCTTTCTGATAGCACCCTCGCCGGATCGGTGAACAAACAGCAAATGGTTAATACCGTCTGGATGAATTTAATGAAACAGAAAAAAAGCGACAATAAAGTAGGCATTGTATTTCCACATGATAATGCCGACGCCCTGGAAGGTTATGTCAATCACAACCTGGATAGCTATTTCAATGCAGATTTTTATCACTATGACCAATATACCGGCAAAGAACTACCTACCCACGGGGTATATGCAGGTAAGTTTGAAACAGCCCCGCTATCTGACAAAATAGCCCGTATGAATTATGATATACATGTAGGTGCCGTACTGGGTTTACCAGGGAAATTCCTGGCTTTCTTTGCCAGTTTAATTGCCACCAGCATGCCGATCACCGGGTTTCTGATATGGAGGGGAAGAAAGAAAAACCAAAAAAAGCGAAGACCTGTAATACAACAGGTTTCTTAA
- a CDS encoding porin — translation MKNILMAGMLLAGMDGFAQDDSTRSSLTVSGYLEGYYTYDLGRPSHHNSPSFVYSHNRHNEVNLNLGLIKAAYQKSNARANFALATGTYMNANYATEPGVLKHIYEANAGIRLARRKNIWIDVGVLPSHLGFESAIGKDNWTLTRSLFAENSPYFETGAKLSYASDNGNWLVSGLVLNGWQRIQRVDGNNTPAFGHQVTYKPNSRVTFNSSSFIGNDKPDSIKQMRYFHNLYGIFQLTDQLGITAGLDIGAEQKAKGSNDYNAWYTPVMIIQLSPAAKHSITARGEYYQDKSGVIIAADTPDGFRTWGYSLNYDFWALPNAIWRVEARGFSSKDKIFKKGTEPSATNYFLTTSIAVAF, via the coding sequence ATGAAAAATATTTTAATGGCCGGCATGCTGCTGGCTGGTATGGATGGATTTGCTCAGGATGATAGCACCCGGTCCTCATTGACAGTTAGCGGATACCTGGAAGGTTATTATACATACGACCTGGGGCGTCCTTCCCATCACAACAGTCCCTCGTTTGTATACTCGCATAACCGGCATAATGAAGTAAACCTGAACCTGGGTTTAATCAAGGCTGCCTATCAAAAAAGTAATGCGAGGGCAAACTTCGCTTTGGCAACCGGAACCTACATGAATGCTAACTATGCCACCGAGCCTGGTGTGCTGAAGCATATTTATGAGGCCAATGCGGGTATTAGATTAGCCAGGCGCAAAAATATATGGATTGATGTAGGTGTGCTGCCGTCGCACCTGGGTTTTGAAAGCGCCATAGGTAAGGATAACTGGACCTTAACCAGGAGTCTTTTTGCGGAAAACTCGCCTTACTTTGAAACCGGTGCGAAACTATCCTATGCTTCTGATAATGGAAACTGGTTGGTAAGCGGACTGGTATTGAACGGCTGGCAGCGGATCCAGAGGGTGGACGGCAATAATACCCCGGCGTTTGGACATCAGGTAACTTACAAACCCAATAGCAGGGTTACTTTTAACAGCAGTTCTTTTATCGGTAACGATAAGCCGGATAGTATAAAGCAGATGCGGTACTTCCATAATCTCTATGGTATATTCCAGCTAACAGATCAGTTAGGTATTACTGCTGGTCTGGATATAGGGGCAGAACAAAAAGCAAAAGGAAGTAACGATTATAATGCCTGGTATACACCGGTTATGATTATTCAACTGAGCCCGGCAGCGAAACATAGTATTACAGCCAGGGGGGAATATTACCAGGATAAAAGCGGCGTAATCATTGCAGCTGATACACCTGATGGTTTTAGAACCTGGGGCTATTCGCTCAACTATGATTTTTGGGCATTACCTAATGCGATATGGCGGGTAGAAGCACGGGGTTTTTCATCAAAGGATAAGATCTTTAAAAAAGGAACAGAACCATCGGCAACCAATTATTTTCTCACCACTTCAATAGCTGTTGCCTTTTAA
- the kdpA gene encoding potassium-transporting ATPase subunit KdpA, translating into MNTEISGVILMHTLVIVIAIPLGRYIGKVFSNESTWPDRLFNPIDRVFYKLAGVDPSRPMTWKQHLLSLLTINLVWFILGMFVLMNMSWLPLNPDGNPSMSADLAFNTVTSFICNTNLQHYSGETGMSHLGQLVLMLFQFISAASGISIAAVLFTAMKERTTTQLGNAYFLFVRTCTRILFPMALITAFLLLLNGTPMTFEGKDTITSLQGDTVQVSRGPVAAFVPIKHLGTNGGGFFGPNSAHPLENPDYVTNMIEMVAQMVIPVALIFTLGYILKRRRFAWMIFGVMTIGFLLLVIPAIVQEVNGNPAIGRMGITQPMGNMEGKEVRSGPVASAYWSIATTVISTGSVNSMHDSFMPLSGMNQLLGMMVNCFYGGVGVGLLNFYIFIILAVFISGLMVGRTPEFMGKKIEAREMKIAMIIALLHPLLILAGTAIASHLYAGNPEAYASWLNNPGYHGFSEMLYEFTSSSANNGSGFEGLGDNTPFWNIACGTVMMMARYLPIIGPIAIAASLAAKKYIPESAGTLKTDTSTFGLMIFAVIAIVAALSFFPALALGPIAEYFSLY; encoded by the coding sequence ATGAATACAGAAATTTCCGGAGTCATCCTGATGCATACCCTGGTGATCGTGATCGCGATCCCGTTGGGAAGGTACATCGGTAAAGTTTTCAGTAATGAGTCCACATGGCCCGACCGGCTGTTCAATCCCATCGACCGGGTATTTTATAAACTGGCAGGCGTTGACCCGTCCAGGCCAATGACCTGGAAGCAGCACCTGCTATCTTTACTAACCATCAACCTGGTATGGTTTATACTGGGCATGTTCGTTTTAATGAACATGAGCTGGCTGCCATTGAACCCGGATGGCAATCCTTCTATGAGTGCAGACCTGGCTTTTAATACCGTTACCAGCTTTATTTGTAACACGAACCTGCAACACTATTCAGGTGAAACCGGGATGTCGCACCTGGGACAACTGGTATTGATGCTGTTCCAGTTTATCAGCGCTGCCAGCGGTATCTCGATAGCAGCAGTGCTGTTTACAGCAATGAAAGAGCGCACTACTACACAGCTTGGCAATGCTTATTTCCTGTTTGTGCGTACCTGTACGCGTATCCTCTTTCCGATGGCATTGATTACAGCCTTTTTGTTACTGTTGAACGGTACGCCAATGACTTTTGAAGGTAAGGACACCATCACCAGTCTCCAGGGAGACACCGTACAGGTAAGCCGAGGACCGGTAGCTGCTTTTGTACCCATTAAACATTTGGGCACCAACGGAGGTGGTTTTTTCGGACCCAATTCTGCACACCCGCTGGAGAATCCTGATTATGTTACTAACATGATAGAAATGGTGGCCCAGATGGTCATTCCCGTTGCCCTGATCTTTACGCTGGGTTATATATTAAAAAGAAGAAGGTTTGCCTGGATGATCTTTGGTGTAATGACCATTGGCTTCCTGCTACTGGTTATACCTGCCATTGTGCAGGAGGTGAATGGTAACCCTGCTATCGGGCGTATGGGTATTACGCAACCCATGGGTAATATGGAAGGTAAGGAAGTCCGGTCCGGACCTGTGGCTTCGGCGTACTGGAGCATTGCCACCACGGTGATATCTACCGGTAGCGTCAATTCCATGCACGACAGCTTTATGCCCTTAAGCGGCATGAACCAGCTGCTGGGAATGATGGTGAATTGTTTTTACGGAGGGGTAGGTGTAGGGCTGCTGAACTTTTACATCTTTATCATACTCGCCGTGTTTATAAGCGGATTAATGGTGGGGAGAACACCCGAATTTATGGGTAAAAAAATTGAAGCAAGGGAGATGAAAATAGCCATGATCATAGCTTTGCTTCACCCACTGTTAATACTGGCAGGCACTGCTATTGCCAGTCATTTATACGCGGGTAATCCTGAAGCTTATGCCAGTTGGTTAAATAACCCGGGTTATCATGGCTTTAGTGAAATGCTTTACGAGTTCACCTCGTCGAGCGCCAATAATGGTAGCGGCTTCGAGGGGCTGGGCGATAATACCCCTTTCTGGAATATTGCCTGTGGTACGGTGATGATGATGGCACGCTACCTGCCTATTATTGGACCGATAGCGATTGCCGCAAGCCTGGCAGCTAAAAAGTATATACCTGAAAGTGCGGGAACACTAAAAACCGATACGTCCACTTTTGGGCTGATGATATTTGCTGTAATCGCAATCGTTGCGGCCTTATCCTTTTTTCCTGCATTGGCTTTAGGACCTATTGCAGAATACTTCTCACTCTATTAA